ttttcagtttttttaaaaaaaacgtgcAAATTCATTCTAAAAATTTGCTCGAATAAGTATTGTtttcagaaataaaaaataCGTTTCATGCATTTCTTTTTTATAAAATGAGGGAAGAGATTTACCTAAAACTTACTTAACTAAACATCCCACCCAGTCGGTGGGCCGTTCTATGCGTTTCTACTCAAACCTTTTactgaaaaatggaaaaaaaaaaggcttAGAAAGTCTATTTTTCGCTGCTGCATCCAAATCTAAATATTAGAAATGACTCTGCTCTTTATAAATAAGTATTTAGGAAGTAATGGTGTTTTTCAAGGTGTGATTACCGTGCCTAAACTGATCCTAAATACATGCAAGATAGCTAAATATTTCGAGTAAAGCTTATTCAAGCTGGAAATATTCATCTTTTCATCTTCTGCAAgcacatatttaattaataaagtgGTTCAATTATATCAACTTCAAAGAGAAGACGTAGCTCTTTAACTTCCCACCAATTAGCAATTAGACACTTTCCAAATTCCAATGTTCATTTCTCGTATGTCATGCCAACAAATTATCCCTTGGAACTTGAAACCATCACAAGTGTCGCCATGTATATTGCATATAGCACCACAATTCAAGAACCAAAATTCTTAAGAAACTTCCCGTCATCcatcaaatgaaaaatatatatcaaaattttccattCTATCTCAACAAATGCATGACAATATTCATATGCTGCAACGCTTTGTTTTCGCACACATTTCAACCAAAAATAGGCTTAAACATGCACTATCAAGGTCATCGGTACTAATCTTCCTCAACTGGAGAACGTGAGATGTTATATCTGAAGACTTCACAAATTAAACCTCGGAAAGTTTTTGAAGCATGTTTCTTTGTTCTTTCTCATTGTAGAAACAAACGGTAAGTCCATTTACACAATGGTGAATATATAAATCCCATTTTCGTTAAGATCCTAGTAACCCAAGAGAACCTTGATTTCCAAGATTTTATTCCAAGATTTAGAATAAATACATTCTATAAAATATATCTTGAAAACAACATTCATTCtttaaattttcagaaaattgatagCGAAGTGAATGGTTTTCAGGCAAGACCAACTCTACTGATAATAGACTAATGTACTGAAACAGAAGTTGATCTTTTCAGAAATATCTGATCTATTGAATTATGTGCCTTGGGTATAAAAAATAATCGATAAAAATAGATAGGGAATGAACCTAATAAAAACTCCAAAGGAAAACCAATGACAACGGAACAAGGAGACAAGTGTTCACAGTTTTGCAGTGTTTTTTGATTGTGGAATACCCCTTGACTTTTCGTTTAAGGTTTACTCTTAACTGTACAAACAAGAAAAAGAGATCACATGTCACAGTAACACTTACAGACATTCcatatactaattaaaatatatagatCAGCAATGTCTGGAAAATAGTTCTGAAGAAAAACTTTACACTTTCTTTATATTACTGTTATTATAAGTTATTTAAATTCTAAACTAAACAAAAGCAAGAACCTTGAGAAACACCGGCAACCAACAAAGTTAAGGGTTTATGATTTTTCGTTATTAGGGTCAGAATTCTATAAATAAAATCTAAACACAGAACAAACGCATGGACGGTAATGAATTAAATGGTCTCGTTTGTAAAGtacacaaacaagagaaaagACATGAAACCCGTAACTGCTGGGAGAAAACTCATGAATATGACTTACCTATGCTTAAATTGCAGAGTTGGGTTTCGATATTGTTTAGAAAAGATGTAGCTTCTTCGAATGGCTTTGACAGATCCGACTTGTACTTCATCAGTATGTCGCAATATGTTTCCTTCAAGGAAAAAGCTCCGACTTTCAACAACTGCAAACGATGAAATATACTGGTGTGTGTTTTGTGCGTTTTTTTTAGAGAGAGAGTCGGAGAGAGATACCATAAACTCATCGAGTTCAGGATCGATTCCTATGCACGTTGCGACTGTATCTTGTCTATATAAATCCTTCTCTCGCCGGATTTCGTCCAGTAAACGAGCTATCTCTGGAGGAGCTCCAACCTTCagatatatataacataaaaaaaagagaaatttacAGCTGACTCCAAACCTTCTGCTAGtatgaataataaaaaaaagatttttttaaaacaatccaCCAAAAACCcatgatttttatttgaaatcatCAGAGAGAAACCCACGAAACCATGATCGAATAAGTACACCAGCTATTCATAAACAGCGAAGAAATGTATAAAAGAATCAGTTCTTGAAAACACCTaggaaaaacaatatttttcaaatcattTAAACCTTCTGGCAGTCAATATAGGCGTCGAGTAATTTTGGGTAGGAAGGATGTGAAGCGATTCTGGCCTTAAGCACCATGGAATCAGCCTGTTCATTTTCATCATCCCCTTCTCTTTGGTTCTGAAAATTAATGGAAGCTGATTCCGATGGCACCGAACTCTGAAATCCCAATCCTTCCGATCCAAACACCGGAATCCGGTGGCGCTGGTCGGCGGAGTAGACAAAAGAAGGGTAGTAATATTGCTGGTATTCAGCTGGAATTATAAGATTCTCGGGAGACATTAAAGCCTTGTCTGCGTAGTCATGATCGGTAATTGTCGAATGAATTCCATATATTTCATCCATATATACTGATTCAGAACTCGTCAAATGTTTCCGCTGCAGTGAAAGAATATGTGTGTGCTTGAAGAAACTTCACGCAAAACTTCAGCAATAAATAGATTATCCTTTTGTATTCCGAGGAGGAAAACTAAACAACAGCACTGTTCGGAGTGTCAGAGTTCTCCACAGCGCTGGCAGCGCCGGTGGCTGTAGCGGCTGTGAAAGGGTTATGACCGTGACTTAAAATGAAACGAGAGGGGGTGGAAATAaagtatattattataattaacccTTAAATTGCTGATTTTCGTATATTTattgagttattattattattattattattattatttattgagttattattatttattaaataataatcattatAAATTCtgagaaaatttattttagttgaTGTATTAAAAGAACTAAAACATCCACTTTGTTTATAGTAGAATACATCGTTGGATCTacaaatttgtatatatttatattgcaAAATTATCAGATAATTAGTATGTCTCccgttaaaataattaaattaagtaatatttgtgtgaaattttaaaaaaaaaaaaaaagtagaaaagaaTGCATAAACAAAGCAAGAACAAGTTGGGGGCAATGTTTGATTGATGGATTGATTTGATGTGATCTGATATGTTTGCTGTTAAAGCTGAGAACAGTATTCAATTCATTCTTCCATTACCCAAAACCAATATTATCTCCGTTTGTTTTATTGCTCTAAAACTGCATTTTAGACGTCAAATTTaccaaattaatataatatcagCTTCTACGACAAACCATTTATGTTGTTAATGGCTACACTTGGGTGAAGCTGATTGGTCTACACTTGGGTGAAGCTGATTGGTTTATGGAATTGATTTTTAGGTCAATGtcaaattgatttttaattaaataatttaattaatatgatctaaacaattattaatttaatatataaaaatacaacCAAATAACGATGAgatctaattattttaaaataatctcatCCAATATATCCAACAAAACACAACCTtaactatatatatgtatactttattatatattaaatattattatataacaaaTTTATATACAATCATCCACAtaataattttacaaattataaaaaaaaatcacaaatattttcattaaaattattcgTAATATAAATATTGACTTAACTCCAATAAGTCcaacaataattatttatacaaaCCAAATGTACAAATACACAATAAGTGcgtaatattattaatatatatagacCCATACATGAGTACAGAGGCGGACAAAATTTTCAGTCTGCGTAATACAAAATCTAATCTTCATGTTTACCCGTACATACTGACCTGGAAATTCTATTCTAATTAATCTTATTTAAATGACCAAATAACaactaatataaaaaaaaaaaactatgatgaaatattataaatttaagaaTTTCCATATTTAAATAATGAGTTTTATATCTAATAAAAACCATCTCCAAATTTTAACATAATGTCCAAATATTTTAGAGAAATTACTCCATCCTAATCAGGCATCGACTGTCAaacattattaaattaaattatctatCTATGCAACCAAAAAACAGCATATCAAGTTGTAAAGTACATCTTAATAAATTAGTGTTGCGTttagaatattaattaattaaggaaacCTCGTTCCTTTAATTGTTTAAGCACTCACTTTAATATCAGACCCTGAAATTAAGAGGGGAAACGAGCTTTGTTAAAAAGCATCGCCTATTAAAATAAAGTGGattatgtatataatataaattattataaagtCACTTCCAAGAAACTAGCgtactaaaataaattaataatttatttatgatttgaatgttgcGCTCATCCAATTTTTCCCTACAGTTTGACGTTGAAGtcctttaaaatatatatataNNNNNNNNNNNNNNNNNNNNNNNNNNNNNNNNNNNNNNNNNNNNNNNNNNNNNNNNNNNNNNNNNNNNNNNNNNNNNNNNNNNNNNNNNNNNNNNNNNNNNNNNNNNNNNNNNNNNNNNNNNNNNNNNNNNNNNNNNNNNNNNNNNNNNNNNNNNNNNNNNNNNNNNNNNNNNNNNNNNNNNNNNNNNNNNNNNNNNNNNNNNNNNNNNNNNNNNNNNNNNNNNNNNNNNNNNNNNNNNNNNNNNNNNNNNNNNNNNNNNNNNNNNNNNNNNNNNNNNNNNNNNNNNNNNNNNNNNNNNNNNNNNNNNNNNNNNNNNNNNNNNNNNNNNNNNNNNNNNNNNNNNNNNNNNNNNNNNNNNNNNNNNNNNNNNNNNNNNNNNNNNNNNNNNNNNNNNNNNNNNNNNNNNNNNNNNNNNNNNNNNNNNNNNNNNNNNNNNNNNNNNNNNNNNNNNNNNNNNNNNNNNNNNNNNNNNNNNNNNNNNNNNNNNNNNNNNNNNNNNNNNNNNNNNNNNNNNNNNNNNNNNNNNNNNNNNNNNNNNNNNNNNNNNNNNNNNNNNNNNNNNNNNNNNNNNNNNNNNNNNNNNNNNNNNNNNNNNNNNNNNNNNNNNNNNNNNNNNNNNNNNNNNNNNNNNNNNNNNNNNNNNNNNNNNNNNNNNNNNNNNNNNNNNNNNNNNNNNNNNNNNNNNNNNNNNNNNNNNNNNNNNNNNNNNNNNNNNNNNNNNNNNNNNNNNNNNNNNNNNNNNNNNNNNNNNNNNNNNNNNNNNNNNNNNNNNNNNNNNNNNNNNNNNNNNNNNNNNNNNNNNNNNNNNNNNNNNNNNNNNNNNNNNNNNNNNNNNNNNNNNNNNNNNNNNNNNNNNNNNNNNNNNNNNNNNNNNNNNNNNNNNNNNNNNNNNNNNNNNNNNNNNNNNNN
This genomic window from Primulina huaijiensis isolate GDHJ02 chromosome 7, ASM1229523v2, whole genome shotgun sequence contains:
- the LOC140980371 gene encoding homeobox protein knotted-1-like 6, which produces MDEIYGIHSTITDHDYADKALMSPENLIIPAEYQQYYYPSFVYSADQRHRIPVFGSEGLGFQSSVPSESASINFQNQREGDDENEQADSMVLKARIASHPSYPKLLDAYIDCQKVGAPPEIARLLDEIRREKDLYRQDTVATCIGIDPELDEFMETYCDILMKYKSDLSKPFEEATSFLNNIETQLCNLSIDDGGLSSEEDLSGGETETQDASMKREDRELKDRLLQRYGSHISSLQKEFSKKKKKGKLPKEARQMLLEWWNVHSKWPYPTEADKISLAESTGLDQKQINNWFINQRKRHWKPSENMQLAIMENLSGHFYAGN